The genomic interval GAATGGCCGGAGGGCATCCGGTCGCTAGCGCTACAGAAATAAAGGCGGATAtggaaaatacaataaaatgtataactCCCCAGGTGGGCAGCGGCAATAGCCGTCAATCCCACCCGGAGCTGGTCTCCGGCAAGCGCCCCGACTCGAAATCTGGGGGGGGCGCACATACCGCTTATCCGCACGCTTAGAGCGTCAAGAGCCGAGGAGGCTCCACCCGTTCTCGCAGCCTAGAGTCAATGGCTGTGAGAACCGACAACGTGCAGGCGAGGCTCGATGGCCGGAAACGCCTGTGCGTCAGGGAGGAGAAAGGATCGCAGGGGTCAGAGTCGACGAGTGACGTCCTGCCACCCTCGAAGGTGCCTAAAGCACGGTCGGGGAGAGGTAAGTCGCGGGCCGACAAGGCCAGACCAGCGATCAGGATCCAATTAAAGGATCCCAAGGATAGAAAAGCGTTGGCACGAAACAGACGTGGGCGTTTTTCTCGCCCGGACACGCCTGTCTCCAACGCTGGGGAGGATAGAAGCGGCTGCGACTCGGACATGAGCTGTTCGAGTCTCAGCCTCTCCTCTTGCGCTGGGCCCAGCAGGGCCACTGACGGGGATACCGGGGACGAGCGCCCAGACCCCTCCGCGGCTTCGGCTGCCGCGAGAGATGGGGGGAGCCTCCCTGGACCCGAGGTCCTGCAGGCGAAGATGCAGGCACGTCCCATGGACGAACTTGGTGCCTGCATCGCCAGCAATCTGGCGGCCATACAGAAGGTCACAGACAGCTCCCGTAAGATGAAATCCTCGTCTGCGACCTGCGCGAGGCCACGCGCAACACTCAGGCGGCGGTCGCTGAGCTCCTGCGGCGCCAATCAAAAGGCGCCGACGTGGAGAAGCTCGGACGGGAGAACTCCCAACTTCGAGCCGAACTCGCGACCGTCACTCAGCGGCTGGAGCTGCTGACGGCACAATTTAACGCCTTTCAGGCGAAACAGGGCATTGTGCCGTCGGCTCCATCCTGTGACGTGGCGACGCCCAAGCGCGCGACGCCGGCAGCGACTACTGATACGGCGTCTGCAGCGCGAGCCCCTGTCGCGTCCAGGAAGCAGGCCCCTGCCGCACAGGCCGGGCGCGCTCCTGCGGGGGCTGCGGCGACGTCGAGGGCTTTTGTTGCTCCACGCGCTCCTGCTCAACTGACGAGCAGTGAAGCCGGGCTCATGGAGCACATCG from Vanessa cardui chromosome W, ilVanCard2.1, whole genome shotgun sequence carries:
- the LOC124542565 gene encoding atherin-like; this translates as MDELGACIASNLAAIQKAAVAELLRRQSKGADVEKLGRENSQLRAELATVTQRLELLTAQFNAFQAKQGIVPSAPSCDVATPKRATPAATTDTASAARAPVASRKQAPAAQAGRAPAGAAATSRAFVAPRAPAQLTSSEAGLMEHIGALIEEKLAAFRAELFPDRAYRPALTGRAAPIRPVKAPLTEPTPPRKRRSRGRKRKAGPAPPPVTDHHRCPPPFPPPLVRRLLPSLGRRSRPGKRNLDRG